DNA sequence from the Penicillium psychrofluorescens genome assembly, chromosome: 3 genome:
CCTGCTGATCAATCCATCGGAAATATTTGGGACCATCCAGCGCACCAACGGATTCCGTGATCAGATAAGGAACGGTGGTGAGGGGTGGCAACAGAATCGCGTTTCCATCCTTGCTATGGTAGTCGTCGTAGGCGAAAACGTCCCCTACCCAGTTGACCAGTTCTTGACTTGTTTCAGTCCCTGAAGTCTGCCGGCTGTCATCTAAAGCGTGTGCAAGGTTCTTGGTCTGGGTGTAGAGGCCGGGTTCAAGGGGAGACTCGTTGACCTGGACACCCCACAAGATGATGGACGGACGGCTGCGATCCCGGATAACCATATCATGGACATCTGAGACGACATGCTGCTGCCATGAAGCATTTCCAATGAACTGCCAGCCCGGCACTTCTTGCCACACCATAATCCCCAGTTGGTCGCACATGTCCAAGAAGTAACGAGACTGCGGGTAATGGGAGCAGCGGACCATGTTGCAGTTAAGTTCTTTCAGAATTTCAGCATCACGCTTTTGGAGGCGTTCTGAGGCGGACATTCCAATATACGGGAACAGCTGGTGGCGGTCCAGCCCAAAAATCTGGAATCGCTCGCCAttgaggaagaagccgtcCGTGGTGAAGTTGGTTTCTCGGAAACCGATATTGCGGCTAAAGGTATGAACCACATGGCCATCGACGGTCAAGCTCGTGACCACTTGGTATAGATTTGGGGAACTCGGGGACCACAGCTTGATGTTGGGCGCAGAGATATTGAGCGTAAAAGTGGAGTTTCCGGACTGGGAAATCTTCCAACTCTTCGTAGTCTGAGAGAGCACATCGCCCGCGTGTTGGAGTTGTGAATTGATCTTGATTTGTCCCGGAGCTTTGGCAGAGTCAATGGTGGTTTCGACCACGACCTGCCGCGAGGTGCTGAGGACATTGACAGGTTTGGCAAAGACATCAGAAATGAAGGAAGACGGCACTGTGCGCAAAGAAACATCCCGGTTGATACCGCCGGGCTCCAAGTAGTCGATACTTTCAGGACCAGCCGGAGAACCTTCGGGGTTCACATAGGACCATCTCGCATCGACAATGACAGCAATAATGTTACCAGTCTCCTTGACGTAGTCGGTGATTTCGTAGCTGAACGGCAAGTAGCCTCCCTCGTGCGTTGGCAGCGTCTGGCCATTGATCACGACGGTGGTGACAGTGAGGACACTATCGAAATCAATGAACGTCCGACCTGAATGATCACTGGAGAGGTCGAAATGATGGCGGTAGATCCAGACTTTGTTCCAGGTGTTGTTGTCCCATTGCTCCCAGCCGAGAGGCGTCACTACATGAGGGATGGTAATTCGTTGGAAGCCGCTGTCGTCGAATCCAGGAGCCtcgctgccggtggtgtACTCTCCCCCAAACAGCCAGTTCTGATTGATCAGAGTAACACCCTCGGGGCCAGTGGTACTTGCTCCGGAAAACACTGCCTGCAGCAATAGTGTAAGGACCAGTAAAGCCCTAAGCATGTTTGCCAATCTTCCTTAACGCCTTCTTCTAGGCTCTCTGTACTATAAAATATGTAATTGCAATCAAGATCATTTTCTTGATGTTGCCAGTCCCCTCATTTATGGTTACATTTCTACACCGATGTCGCTGGAGGCCTCGAATGACGCGATTAAGCGCGTTTCTGTGTATTGAACTACTAAAGCCTAATCATTTCGTTCTCGGCACTAATTCAATTACATTTAGCTCCCAGAAGCCGACAGCATAGATCCTAGAAGCGAGGATTGTCTCTTCGGATCGTCGAAGTCTTCCTAGTGCATACTCTAGAAAAATGGTGCTTATTCCTGGTGTCCGTGCATTCCCTAATACCCTGCCACCCCCCGAGTCTACCGGCGTCCACATCGAGAAtttccagctcttccatTGGAGTCTGTCATGGCTCATTTGCCGAAGTCGTGCCCTGAACAGGGGCACTGCCGGGTTAATTTAAGCAGTGTCCGAGGTCGCATCTGTCCTCTTGGTAGGCTGAAGCAGAAGTTCCTACACTCTCAATAACCCATCCTCCGCCTTTTTTCGTGCATTTCCGTCACTAACAATGCTTCCCCTGGCACCTATCGCCCTTGCTCTAGGGGCTACATTGCCGCTGGTGTCTGCGAATGGCTTGCCGGAGATAATTTACCGAGATGTCGCGATCATCGGTGGAGGAGCGTCAGGTGCTTATGCAGCCGTTCGCCTTCGGGATGACTTCAACAAGAGCATTGTCTTGATTGAGAAGCAGGATATCCTAGTATGTCTGAAAATCTTGATTCCGGAAGCTCGTAGTTACACCATCAACTCTGAGCGGGAGTCAGAGCAGTAACTAATGGAATTTCCATGTGTAGGGTGGTATGGTCGACACCTATGTGGACGAGACTGGCGCAACTTTTGACTTTGGTGTCCAAAGCTTCCTCAACGTGAGCGGATCTACGGAATTTTTCGCTCGGTTCAACATTCCAATTACCACCAATTCCAGCAGTATTTCCTCAACTCAGAAGTACATTGATTTCAACACTGGCAAAACGGTTGACTTCACGACCCCTACGTACACGAGGGAaatcgtcgccatcgccaagtTCTTCAAGGTGATCAAGCCATGGGAGTCGATGTTGAATCCCGGCTATTGGAATTTCCCCGAGCCAAAAGATATCCCTGAAGATCTTCTTATCCCCTTTGGCCAATTCCTGACTAAGTATGGTCTTGAGGACAGTACCCCGCTGATCTATGCATCCACTGGTCTCGGAGTGGGTAATATGAGTGAAGTTACTACTATGTTTGTCCTGCAGTCCTTCGGCTGGGACATGGCGCGGGCCTTCCTCGGGGAAATTGCCCTGTATACTCCTGCTTCTGGTGGCAATCAGGTCCTCTACGATGCCATTGCTAAGGACCTTGGCGATGATGTGCTCTATTCGAGCACTGTGATTGACAGCCGCCGCACTGAGTTTGGCGTTTTCCTCACGGTGCGCAACCACAAGACCCAGAAGGTCACGCTGATCGTCGCTCGCCGACTCTTGATTGCCATCGAGCCAACCCAGTCAAACATGGAGCCTTTGGATCTCAGCTCCACTGAATGGGGCACTCTGTCGAAGTTCACCTATTCCAACGAATTCACTGGTCTGGTCAACAATGCGGTCTTTAACACGAGTTACTATTACTATAACTTGCCATCCGACGCCGCTCCTGACAATCTTCTTGCTTTCCAAGATGAGCCGATGGTCGCAAGTTTTGAATACACTGGTCTTGAGCACCTGTTCCGCGTGATGATCATTGGCAATAAGACGACCACTGCTACGGAATCCAAGATTCTAGCACAGGAAAGCTTCAGTAAGCTGCTCAAAGCCGGTCAGTTGTCCGGGTCCACAACAGACCAGAAACTCAGTTGGGCAGCCTTTTCTATTCATGGTCCCATGCATGCCCGCGTTTCTGTGGGAGATATCAAGAGCGGCTTTTTTCAGGACTTGTACCAGCTGCAAGGTTCTCGTTCCACATGGTGGACGGGTGGCGCCTTCTCGGCAAATTTCCAAACTCCGCTGTGGAAATTCGACGAGGGCTTGATCCCTAAAATCCTAGAGGGCCTTTAAAACATGAAGCAGAGGATTTGCTGGGGGAATGACCCTTTCACCCGATTTACCTAAACATGAATGAAATTTTTCCGATTCGTAGTCTGCCCTGAGATCTTGAGACTAGTCGGCTCCATCGGATCCATGCGGGGTATAGTAACAAGTTTGTACAAGCGCCACGCGCGAGCCCCGCGAGCCGCGATGTGCAGAGCCCGAGGGGTATATATAGTGACTATTTCAATGGAGGAAATTGTTGTAGGTAGCTGGGCAATGGCTCCAAGGAGAAGTAAATCGGGTTGGTCTTCAATATCCTGATACTGAGATATCAGGTAACTATGCTCTCAAGAAGGCACCATTACAGGATGGAAGAGATTAAAACAAAAAGATACAGTGGATATAATACATGTACAAGGGCTGTCTGCCATGTGCGCCCCGAAaccttctttttttgtccGCGCCGAAGAACCCTTCCATACACAACCTTTAGGGGGAAACGCCTGCAAACAATCCGTGGTCTAGATGGCCGAGGGCTGGAACCGCAGAGGCACCACCCACCGATTTCCGAAATCAATGCCGTGTCGACGCCGGGTACCGTACTTGCGCCATACGATCTGTGGAATCCCAatgtcggcgacggcgaggcTCCACGACAGTTCCTcgctggagagagaggcaCTGAGGATTCCTGTCTTAGGAGCACCCAAGCATACAACCGACGTGGCATTCACGCACAGTGGACTGCCTTCGACCATGGTCATCTCGCCTGTTTCATGTCAGTAAAAAACTTAGAATATATCCGAGAGGGTAAGACCTACCAGTAGTAGCCGACAGGCCGGACGGGACGTCGACAGAAAGAATATTGGCATTATCCAGATTCATCCACGAGATCATCTCAAACGCCACGGCTTGGTCATCGTTCCGCAAATCATCGAAAGCGATGTGCATGCCAAACAGCGCATCGATGACCAAGTCGGGATCAACTTCCGAGGTGGACAAGCGCCCTGATAGTTCCTCCCATTTCATCACGCGTCCGCCAATCTTGCGGAAAATGTCGAGCTGCTTACGGCAACTTTCCAGCAGTTCGCTTTCATGTTCCAGACCGAGCATGCACAAGGTGACGCGATGGCCTCGGTTTCGAAGGTGGCGGGCAGCAGAGACCGCGCGGGCGCCGGTACGGTGATTGCCAGTGAGAATCAGCATAGTCGGAGCAGCGGCATCAttggaaagaagagcaacGGCGGCTTCTGCGATGCCTCGCCCCGCGTTCTCCGTGATGAGATCTTCGGTCAAGCTGAACTCTGCCACCGCAATCTGCTCGACCTCAAGGGTTTGCAAGGGGCTCACCGTCGGGCAACTGCGGTTGGTAGTGGTCAGGCGAAGAGATGCTCCGGAGACACCAGGGCCAACCATGGGAGAGGCTGACGCTCTGCCGGGCCGAGGGCTCGTCGTTCGGGAGGTGTTCAGTGTCTGGCTGCGGGACAAGGTATTGATCTGTGGCGGGATAAAAGACGACTGTCCCAGTACACCGCTACCTTTGCGAGCAGGTTGGACTCGCACAGACGCTCGAGACCGCTCACGTCCAGATCTGGCCTCGCCACTGAGTCTGGCATCGCTGATTTGCTCGACGGTCTCATCGCTCTCACTGTTCTGCGGGCTGTCGAGGACATTCTCCGTCCAGTGCAAGTTCTTTCCACCGTTAGTCCCTGGCTTGGCTTTCCGGTTGAAGCTGACCAGACGCGCCTCGTCTGCCGTGGTGTCGTCATTTCGAATCTCTGCGAAGACTCGGTGCTTGTCAAATTTGGACAAGTTGCTTTGGAAATCAAATTCACCCAGTTCCTGGATGTCCGTCGCATCCTCCGTAGCCCAGCCACTGGCGTCCTCTGCATAGGGCTGACGGTTCTTCTTCCTGCGAAGCTTCGCACCTggtgtcgagggcgaggccTGGTTGGGAGGGGCTGCAGGTTCTACGAACGCAGTTTGGCGCCAGCCTTTGCTCTTCGGGTTGGTGCTTGCAGCAGCCCCATGTTTGTTCAAAGCCTCTCCATTACCCCGCCTGTTGCGTCTCGGTGTCTGTTTGGCATTCTGGGTATCTTGAAGCTCTTTCGCCGGGAGCGCGTCCGACAATTCTGTCCTTCTGCCCTCCGCATTCAATCCAAGGTGGTTGAATGGCTCCGTCAGTGCGGCTGAAACATTTGCAGGAGTACGCTGGGTGCCGGCTTCAACAGGACTGAGCGCAGGCGGTTGGTTGGGCTGGGAAGGGGGTTTAGAGAAACTCAAAATCGCGGGGTCGACAAATTGTTGCGGAGGGGGAAGTTGAGGTGGTGGCAATGGtggagctgctgttgctgtcgTGTTTGAAGTCCCTTGCGGTGCAGGCTGACGTTGTGGGGGAGCTGAAGTGGTGGTTTGCAGGGAGAGGTCGGCGATGTTGGCGGCATCAATCGAATACTGGGGAATACGTTGGCCATTCCACATAAGAGTCACTGTAGGAAAATCAATTAGAAGGATTGTCTGAGGCATGGAGCTGACGGTCTTACCATTTTGCAGCAACAAACTCTGCCCGATCACATTGGCGACTTGACCTTGGAGCTTCCCACCCGAGGGTGCTCTCAGAGTCACGAGCACGTTGTAGCCAATGAACTcggaggccatggtgagtATCACAACTGGGGAAGAGGATTCAAGATCACACAATCATCTGGTCGCGTAGAGATGTCGTGGGTGCAAGTAAAGTGAAGGAGGGCCGAGTGTCTCAAGACGAAGTCGCACGAAAGACAGGGCCTCACGTGCGGGCTCCGTTctcttatcgataagccTCCGCTACCAGTCCGACTTATATAGGCGCGCATCTATGCGATATTATAATACATACATGCATACATAAGTGACACAAGAGTCGGTAAATTCCCGCAACGCCGGCTGGATGCTGTGCTTGCTGGTTCTCAGCTTATCAGAACTCATCGAGACTGTTATACTCATCCTCAGCGTCATCGCGAGATGTAGAAGTCTTCGGTTTGACGACCTCCGTGATAGACACCAGGTTATTATAGAAATCCACCACTCGGGGGTGTACCATCACCTTACGCGGCTCGAATCGGGTTACTTGCAGCCCGGCCTGGGAAGTCGCCCGACTCAGTGCAACGTAAGCCTGACCTTTCTCAAAGACGCGGCCCAGGTCGACCTTGACTCGCTGGAGGGTCTGCCCCTGCGCCTTGTGGATGGACAGAGCCCAGGCCAGAATCAGCGGGACTTGCTGGCGTTGGGCCTGGACTTCACCGTTGGGGAGCTCGATCTTCCAACTTTCCGGCTGGCAGAGTAGATGCCTCTCGGTCCCATCGGGTTGAATAAAACACACCAACGGCCATTTTCGGGCTTCTCGGACCCCTTCCTTGTGCATCATGGCTTTGAACTTTTCCCGGGTCTGGTCGTTATTGCTctcatcgccgtcctcgGCCCCAAAGCTGCCTTCATTCTTGCAGTGCCAGTCGAAATATTCCTCATTCATGAAGCCCATCACTCGTCCAATGGAACCGTTCACAAGGTTGTCCTCCATGTTTTTGATCAACATGACTTGCGCACCCTTTTTGAGTTCGATGGACTTAGGGGCCATGCAGTTAGACAGTAATTTTTCACGGTGTTGCTGGTCTTGGATGGTGCCGGAATCCACAGCCTCAAATTTCCACACATCGCCGGACAGTCTTGTCATTCGGGCCGTATTGGCGCCCTCTACCTCAGCACGCGTGGGGAACCTATCGAACATCAGTTTTGCTGAACAACATGTGCCGAAATTCTAACACATACAGTTCCGTTGCTTCGAGCGCATCATGGAAATCGAGCGGCCGAGAAAGCTGCCTGAACGCCTCAATGGTGCGGGGACTGATTTTGCCCAGTCTCATTTCGTTCAACATCGCGGCGAATTCGGGGTCTCGTTGACGGAACACGTGGGTCAGAAGAATTGTGTGTTGGATACACGTATTCCACGTAGCAGCAGCAAACGCAAACTTGGCCTCGCGGTTGCTTCCATCTGGCACGGGGGGCAACTGGAAAAAATCACCGGTGACGACAAGCTGAATTCCGCCAAACGGGCGGCCGTTGTTTCGAAGGCGCCGGGCAATATCTTCCAATTTATCGAACAAAtctccatccaccatggACACTTCATCGACAACCAGAACCTTGGTGCGTAACCAACGATTCCGTGCTTTCTGGTTCCTTTTAATCTGCGCGTAGTCAGTTTCGATGCATTCCCAGGCCTTTGGGGTGAAATGACCTTCTTAACTAGTTCAGGGACGGCCTCTTTGCCCAGCCCAATCCCAGCAAAGCTGTGAAGGGTAACGCCCTCGATGTTACAGGCTGCAAGACCTGTTGAGGCTGTTACTGCCACACGATCAGGCTCTCTCTTGTACTTGAcgcgcagcttctggatAATTTCCCTCATCAACACCGATTTTCCAGTTCCTGCCGAACCTGTAAAGAAGATACTCTTTCCACGGTCGACAACGGCCTCGCGAACAGCCCGCTGTTCATCGCTAAGGAAGACAGTAGCTATCTTGGAAGGGCCTTCCGATTTGGGCTTCGCACTGGTCTTTTGAACCTTCTTGGACTCGCGTCGCAATTCCTTTTGCTCTTCCTTGATGGCACTCGCGGACTTGTTCCAGAAATCGGTAGGCTTCGAGCGTTTCGGAGTCACCAGGTTCATCTTTTTGCCTGGGTTTGCTTGGTGTGGCTCTTCTTGTACTTCCTTCAGCCATGGCAGCGTTCGAGGTTTAGGGGGCGGCTGGAGGTGAGAAGGgggcgaggaggaccacGGGATTTGTATGCTGCTCGACGGCGCAGCCCCCTCGTTGGAAGAAGGCAAGTCCGGATATTTAACGTTCAATGCTTGCTTGTCGCTGGCAGTCGATTTCGTGTGCTCTTTCTTCGGGAATTTCGTGGAGATACCGTCGAGGGTGGGATAAACGACGGGATCCGTCTTAGGGGGGTTCGATGCGACTGCACTTGGCGTGATGAGTGGCTGCAGTTCATCAACATCAAGATCGAGGTCATCGTCAAAGTCGTTTTCATCGAAATAGACCGCGCTGTGGAGAGAGCCCAGCGCGGATTCCCCGCCAATCGTCATCTCGATTTTTCGCTTGACCCCGGCCGACTGCACAGGGGACTTGGAAGGGACGACCGTGTTTGCCCGTAGCAAGTTCGACTGGAGGGGCTTGGAAGACGCCCCCGGATGATCCTTCACTGCCTTCTTAAACATTGTGGGTtcctcggcgacggcgacTCCTCGGGACGTGAAACACACGAAGGTGCCTGACGTGGTTTTCGAGCAATTCGAGACAATTCGAATTGGTTTTATGTCCCGCAGTCTGGAGCGCGCGACATGCATAAAAGAAAACAAGGACGGACACAAACAGAGCCGCGAGACAAACTGGGCGTGGTGCAGAGAGAAATACAATGGCCCAACGGCGCGTGGAGAGAAACGCGACTATCCACACGTGACGATAAGTACGGCGCCAGGCAAGAGGGAGCTGGACTGGTCAACATTGGAGGGAATAGTTTTTATATTTATTTTGGTTTTTATTGATGGAGAGAGTGGTGTCCATTTCATACCCAAAATGTCCAGTGTTATTATCATGCGCGTAAATAATCAGAATGGCAGTCAAGAGTTGGGGGAAGTATATAACGAGCATCGATATTGCAACAATATATATCTGCGTACAAGGTCGCCACATCCTGGAAATAGAAACCATCAAGAACGATTCCTCACGTGAAAATATGGCTCCTTCTTCCAATACATCACAGAGTTGTATATCTacttttctcttttttcgGCCAGTGTTTGCCACAAGGACATAGACCACGTGACCGCGCGACA
Encoded proteins:
- a CDS encoding uncharacterized protein (ID:PFLUO_005074-T1.cds;~source:funannotate) — protein: MLPLAPIALALGATLPLVSANGLPEIIYRDVAIIGGGASGAYAAVRLRDDFNKSIVLIEKQDILGGMVDTYVDETGATFDFGVQSFLNVSGSTEFFARFNIPITTNSSSISSTQKYIDFNTGKTVDFTTPTYTREIVAIAKFFKVIKPWESMLNPGYWNFPEPKDIPEDLLIPFGQFLTKYGLEDSTPLIYASTGLGVGNMSEVTTMFVLQSFGWDMARAFLGEIALYTPASGGNQVLYDAIAKDLGDDVLYSSTVIDSRRTEFGVFLTVRNHKTQKVTLIVARRLLIAIEPTQSNMEPLDLSSTEWGTLSKFTYSNEFTGLVNNAVFNTSYYYYNLPSDAAPDNLLAFQDEPMVASFEYTGLEHLFRVMIIGNKTTTATESKILAQESFSKLLKAGQLSGSTTDQKLSWAAFSIHGPMHARVSVGDIKSGFFQDLYQLQGSRSTWWTGGAFSANFQTPLWKFDEGLIPKILEGL
- a CDS encoding uncharacterized protein (ID:PFLUO_005073-T1.cds;~source:funannotate) translates to MLRALLVLTLLLQAVFSGASTTGPEGVTLINQNWLFGGEYTTGSEAPGFDDSGFQRITIPHVVTPLGWEQWDNNTWNKVWIYRHHFDLSSDHSGRTFIDFDSVLTVTTVVINGQTLPTHEGGYLPFSYEITDYVKETGNIIAVIVDARWSYVNPEGSPAGPESIDYLEPGGINRDVSLRTVPSSFISDVFAKPVNVLSTSRQVVVETTIDSAKAPGQIKINSQLQHAGDVLSQTTKSWKISQSGNSTFTLNISAPNIKLWSPSSPNLYQVVTSLTVDGHVVHTFSRNIGFRETNFTTDGFFLNGERFQIFGLDRHQLFPYIGMSASERLQKRDAEILKELNCNMVRCSHYPQSRYFLDMCDQLGIMVWQEVPGWQFIGNASWQQHVVSDVHDMVIRDRSRPSIILWGVQVNESPLEPGLYTQTKNLAHALDDSRQTSGTETSQELVNWVGDVFAYDDYHSKDGNAILLPPLTTVPYLITESVGALDGPKYFRWIDQQDVMQDQAKLHAQVHDIAASNNSYSGLLGWCAIDYQSLNGNMYENVKWPGLIDTFRVYKPGAAFYLTQGDPADGALIEPAFYWDFGSFSPVTTLGDNATIWSNCDTLEAYINGRHYATLSPDTANFSHTAHPPFYLDTTKLNTTAALPELHLDGYVAGKKVASRTLSGSTEGDHIRITLNDPKLEADGIDSTLISFRAVDKYGNPRPYASGNATISIRGPGERVGSGFANDVFPLSDNGGVGGAVIRTVAGQPGTIVVKISHATLGSDTVQIHAVKSI
- a CDS encoding uncharacterized protein (ID:PFLUO_005075-T1.cds;~source:funannotate); the protein is MASEFIGYNVLVTLRAPSGGKLQGQVANVIGQSLLLQNVTLMWNGQRIPQYSIDAANIADLSLQTTTSAPPQRQPAPQGTSNTTATAAPPLPPPQLPPPQQFVDPAILSFSKPPSQPNQPPALSPVEAGTQRTPANVSAALTEPFNHLGLNAEGRRTELSDALPAKELQDTQNAKQTPRRNRRGNGEALNKHGAAASTNPKSKGWRQTAFVEPAAPPNQASPSTPGAKLRRKKNRQPYAEDASGWATEDATDIQELGEFDFQSNLSKFDKHRVFAEIRNDDTTADEARLVSFNRKAKPGTNGGKNLHWTENVLDSPQNSESDETVEQISDARLSGEARSGRERSRASVRVQPARKGSGVLGQSSFIPPQINTLSRSQTLNTSRTTSPRPGRASASPMVGPGVSGASLRLTTTNRSCPTVSPLQTLEVEQIAVAEFSLTEDLITENAGRGIAEAAVALLSNDAAAPTMLILTGNHRTGARAVSAARHLRNRGHRVTLCMLGLEHESELLESCRKQLDIFRKIGGRVMKWEELSGRLSTSEVDPDLVIDALFGMHIAFDDLRNDDQAVAFEMISWMNLDNANILSVDVPSGLSATTGEMTMVEGSPLCVNATSVVCLGAPKTGILSASLSSEELSWSLAVADIGIPQIVWRKYGTRRRHGIDFGNRWVVPLRFQPSAI